A single Polycladomyces subterraneus DNA region contains:
- a CDS encoding long-chain-fatty-acid--CoA ligase, with translation MPVSKLEYNLIHRACVGDILTRAAWRFPERVAVKDGDVSLTFKELNERANRLGDALLNLGLAHQDRVGIMSLNSWEFLVSYFACAKAGFVAVPINLGLKGPEITYCLKDAQAKALIVDAMFAQMITPVLKELEDIEHIIWYGAEQPMSDGGNIFNRLLKEGDPAEVEQVVEDRDIVQLLYTSGTTSHPKGVLTSHVAVTITSLSSALTLKLDEKDTVLAVLPLFHCAQLNAITLPALLVGATTILQKSFDAKQVSVALERERVTMTALLPMMYAALQAESTAQKRDFSSMRLAIYAMAPMPRTRIKEIQDLFPNANILLGSGQTELTPPTTFQRPHHQWVKAASWGAATPSVQIGIMDDEGNLLPRGETGEIVYRSPQAMEGYLNLPGPTEETFKHGWLHSGDVGYIDEEGVVWFTDRKKDMIKTGGENVASIEVERRLMEHPAVQEAAVVGLPHPRWGEAVTGVVILKPDQSANEEELIAFCKETLAGFKVPKRIEVVTEFPRTGTGKIRKHRLREQLKDLYTQEIPNR, from the coding sequence ATGCCGGTGAGCAAATTGGAGTATAACCTCATCCACCGAGCGTGTGTGGGGGATATCCTGACCAGGGCAGCTTGGCGCTTTCCGGAGCGAGTCGCGGTCAAAGACGGAGATGTCTCACTGACCTTCAAAGAGTTGAACGAACGGGCCAACCGCCTGGGCGATGCTCTTTTAAACCTGGGCCTTGCGCACCAGGACCGCGTGGGAATCATGTCTCTCAATTCATGGGAATTTTTGGTCTCTTATTTTGCCTGCGCCAAAGCCGGTTTCGTAGCGGTTCCAATAAACCTGGGGCTGAAGGGGCCGGAGATCACTTACTGCTTGAAGGACGCCCAAGCGAAAGCCTTGATCGTCGATGCCATGTTTGCCCAGATGATCACCCCGGTGCTGAAGGAACTGGAGGATATCGAGCACATCATCTGGTACGGGGCGGAACAGCCGATGTCCGACGGAGGGAATATTTTCAACCGCCTGCTGAAGGAAGGGGATCCTGCCGAGGTGGAACAGGTGGTGGAGGATCGGGACATCGTCCAACTCCTCTACACCAGCGGTACCACCTCCCACCCCAAAGGGGTACTAACCAGCCACGTTGCCGTCACCATCACCTCCCTCTCTTCAGCCCTGACCCTTAAACTAGACGAAAAGGATACCGTCCTGGCGGTCCTACCTCTGTTTCACTGCGCCCAACTCAACGCAATCACCCTGCCGGCCCTGCTTGTCGGCGCGACGACGATATTGCAAAAATCTTTTGACGCTAAACAGGTATCGGTCGCACTGGAGCGGGAGCGGGTAACCATGACGGCGCTTCTGCCGATGATGTACGCGGCTCTTCAAGCAGAGTCGACGGCACAAAAAAGGGATTTCTCCTCCATGCGCCTGGCCATCTACGCCATGGCCCCCATGCCACGGACGCGAATCAAAGAGATTCAGGATCTGTTTCCCAACGCCAACATCCTTCTGGGATCAGGGCAGACGGAGCTGACTCCCCCCACCACCTTCCAGCGTCCGCATCACCAGTGGGTAAAAGCGGCATCTTGGGGGGCAGCCACACCTAGCGTACAGATCGGAATCATGGACGATGAGGGCAACCTGTTGCCCAGGGGGGAGACCGGGGAGATCGTATACCGCAGTCCCCAAGCGATGGAAGGGTATCTAAACCTGCCCGGGCCGACGGAGGAGACTTTTAAACACGGCTGGCTCCACAGCGGCGATGTGGGCTATATAGACGAAGAAGGGGTAGTCTGGTTTACCGACCGGAAGAAAGACATGATCAAAACAGGTGGTGAAAACGTGGCTTCCATCGAAGTGGAGCGCCGGTTGATGGAACACCCGGCGGTCCAGGAAGCCGCCGTGGTGGGTCTCCCCCACCCTCGGTGGGGGGAAGCGGTCACCGGAGTGGTCATTCTCAAACCGGATCAATCCGCTAATGAGGAGGAATTGATTGCATTTTGCAAGGAAACCTTGGCCGGGTTTAAAGTGCCCAAACGGATCGAAGTTGTGACAGAATTCCCCCGGACGGGCACTGGGAAAATCCGGAAGCATCGCTTAAGGGAACAGCTTAAGGACCTTTACACCCAAGAGATCCCCAACAGGTAA
- the menE gene encoding o-succinylbenzoate--CoA ligase produces MKVNLGDILTQRSRISPKLEALVGEGYRYTFQEFNIRVNQFASFLLRRGLSAGDRLGILCRNHHQHVTAFFAAAKIGVVTVPLNWRLPASGLDFVLQDVRVSALVYDAEFGDTVHQLGYRHAISLIIRVGGSGEGIEFESAIQDQSYQEPPVVIGGDAPAVIMYTSGTTGKPKGAILSHNNFFAASVGTVRILDWRYRDRFLSVTPLFHIGGLNPVVVNVHTGTTTYFMPEFHPSRVWEVIQEEHITHMMSVPVMIQAMLQVPEIERVDLPALRFILCGASPVSKELIHAYRERNIQVGQVYGTTEFTGGITFWTHEMGLDRAHSAGKALFHGKIKIVDPSSGQELPPGEIGEIVCSGPQTFQGYWNRPKEAEASLNNGWFHTGDLGKMDEEGFLYVVDRLKDMIISGGENVYPAEVEAVIRSLPGVDQVAVVGVPDPQWGEVPKAYVVPKPGIDIDEKEIIEQCKSQLAKFQCPRLVEFIHQLPQNAVGKVLKSELRKRERVER; encoded by the coding sequence ATGAAAGTCAATTTGGGGGATATTTTGACCCAAAGGTCCCGTATTTCACCGAAATTAGAAGCGTTGGTCGGGGAAGGATACCGTTATACGTTTCAAGAATTCAACATCCGGGTTAATCAGTTCGCCTCGTTTTTATTAAGGAGAGGCTTGAGTGCGGGAGATCGGTTGGGGATCTTATGCCGAAATCACCATCAACACGTCACCGCTTTTTTTGCGGCTGCCAAAATCGGTGTGGTCACCGTCCCCCTTAACTGGCGGTTGCCGGCTTCGGGACTGGATTTTGTCCTGCAAGACGTACGGGTATCTGCGTTGGTGTATGACGCTGAATTTGGAGATACTGTCCATCAGTTGGGATATCGACATGCCATATCCCTTATCATTCGAGTCGGGGGATCGGGGGAAGGAATCGAGTTTGAATCGGCCATTCAAGACCAATCGTATCAAGAGCCCCCCGTCGTCATCGGCGGCGACGCACCGGCAGTTATTATGTACACATCTGGAACGACGGGAAAACCTAAGGGAGCGATATTGAGTCACAACAACTTCTTCGCGGCATCGGTGGGAACCGTACGGATTCTGGACTGGCGGTACCGGGACCGGTTTTTGTCAGTTACTCCTCTGTTCCACATTGGCGGATTAAACCCGGTTGTTGTCAACGTGCATACCGGAACCACCACTTATTTCATGCCGGAGTTTCATCCATCACGAGTATGGGAAGTGATCCAGGAAGAACACATCACACACATGATGTCGGTGCCAGTTATGATTCAGGCCATGCTGCAGGTGCCGGAGATTGAACGGGTCGATCTTCCCGCATTGCGGTTTATCCTTTGTGGCGCGTCGCCGGTTTCGAAAGAATTGATACACGCCTACCGTGAAAGAAACATCCAGGTGGGACAAGTATACGGAACTACCGAATTTACCGGAGGCATCACTTTTTGGACCCATGAAATGGGCTTGGATCGAGCGCATTCTGCGGGGAAAGCTTTATTTCACGGAAAGATAAAAATCGTGGACCCTTCCAGCGGTCAAGAACTGCCTCCGGGCGAGATCGGGGAGATCGTCTGCTCGGGTCCCCAGACCTTCCAGGGATATTGGAATCGACCGAAAGAGGCCGAAGCGTCTTTAAACAACGGGTGGTTCCATACTGGGGATCTCGGAAAGATGGACGAGGAAGGATTTCTATATGTGGTAGACCGATTGAAGGATATGATTATAAGCGGGGGGGAAAACGTTTACCCCGCGGAAGTGGAAGCAGTCATCCGTTCTCTTCCTGGTGTAGATCAAGTGGCCGTGGTCGGAGTTCCGGACCCACAATGGGGCGAAGTGCCTAAAGCTTACGTTGTTCCCAAGCCGGGAATAGATATTGACGAAAAAGAAATCATCGAACAATGCAAAAGCCAACTAGCAAAATTTCAATGTCCTCGTCTAGTAGAATTCATTCATCAACTACCTCAGAATGCGGTGGGAAAAGTATTGAAAAGCGAATTAAGAAAAAGAGAAAGAGTGGAAAGATAG
- a CDS encoding acyl-CoA dehydrogenase family protein, whose protein sequence is MDQFPDDRIPELEQILAHCKEGINGNFGIGAQFMSEMHGGSNIPANLVTAVPDGKKFKIYGNKFFCSAIHADYAVVTAKVNGTDHVGVFVIPSWLPEEKKKEQRNGYVINRLKSKMGTVELPTAEVDYQGAVAYPVGPLEKGVAHAVGIVLTRSRLAIGLASAALMLRAAREVRLYSDFREVFGRKIRQYPLAARQLEEIETTTRRTVAGVFKIQDAFNRLSYHPGTINSPDIKKRRLILRELILLQKVFTAEETVEVLRTAISLFGGYGVMEDFSSLPRLLRDAMINELWEGPKNVLLTQVYRDLQKAQEWYDPEIFVKDSLHGADPLQIQSLSSTLKDLLNRPLLDHPNAESMKTAEEWEVFCQTFFKIYQEQALKEAEEAETRMTAGGERV, encoded by the coding sequence TTGGATCAATTTCCCGACGATCGTATTCCGGAATTGGAGCAAATTCTGGCACACTGCAAAGAAGGGATCAATGGGAATTTCGGTATCGGAGCCCAATTCATGTCGGAGATGCACGGGGGGTCAAATATCCCCGCGAACCTGGTAACCGCCGTTCCTGACGGAAAAAAGTTCAAAATCTACGGTAACAAATTCTTCTGTTCGGCGATTCATGCGGATTATGCGGTCGTGACAGCCAAAGTTAATGGGACAGACCATGTCGGTGTCTTTGTGATCCCGTCTTGGCTCCCGGAAGAAAAGAAGAAGGAACAACGTAACGGTTACGTGATCAACCGCTTGAAATCCAAGATGGGGACGGTGGAGCTGCCCACCGCGGAAGTAGATTACCAAGGGGCTGTCGCCTATCCGGTGGGACCGCTTGAAAAAGGAGTGGCCCATGCGGTTGGCATTGTCTTGACCCGTTCTCGGCTTGCCATAGGTTTGGCCAGTGCAGCGCTCATGCTACGTGCAGCGCGAGAAGTCCGATTATACAGTGATTTCCGGGAAGTGTTCGGACGAAAAATCCGGCAGTATCCCCTGGCAGCCCGCCAATTGGAGGAAATAGAAACGACCACCCGGCGAACTGTCGCCGGCGTATTCAAAATTCAAGATGCTTTCAACCGACTCTCTTACCATCCCGGGACAATAAATTCCCCAGACATTAAAAAGAGACGGTTGATTCTCCGGGAACTCATCCTTCTGCAAAAAGTCTTCACGGCAGAGGAAACCGTGGAAGTTTTAAGAACAGCCATCTCGTTGTTTGGCGGCTACGGGGTGATGGAGGATTTTTCGTCGTTGCCCCGATTGTTACGTGACGCCATGATCAATGAATTATGGGAAGGGCCTAAAAACGTGCTCCTGACCCAGGTTTACCGGGATCTCCAAAAAGCACAGGAATGGTATGACCCAGAGATTTTTGTAAAGGACTCCTTACATGGAGCGGATCCCCTTCAAATCCAGTCTCTTTCGTCCACTTTGAAAGACTTGCTCAATCGGCCGTTGCTGGATCATCCTAATGCAGAATCGATGAAGACAGCCGAAGAATGGGAAGTTTTCTGCCAAACCTTCTTCAAGATATATCAGGAACAAGCGTTAAAAGAAGCGGAGGAGGCTGAAACTCGAATGACTGCGGGGGGTGAGAGGGTATGA